The Cololabis saira isolate AMF1-May2022 chromosome 20, fColSai1.1, whole genome shotgun sequence genome includes a window with the following:
- the cfi gene encoding complement factor I isoform X2, producing MESCSLFFLLLLLVARSETVQLQSSSREPEKPSSPEEQTLTTPEEQTLTTPELPGLPEPTLTTAAPTPKAPETDDFLGPQECLDQKLTRASCDRVFCAPWERCIEGQCSCKPPYLCPLEGVEPVCGRDGRNYRSYCQVMAVSCRSRKPVMSHFGQLCKGNVLKFESSRDWASGVVRISLPDGAGGREDLLVCSELWDMAAANVACREDRHPLGAASADAVDYSAVAAGGDQTLPGRCVSVRCRGYETSLAECEIHDKQDVGDKRVAAATCYQDKPRECGFLCANGKCVNRTQTCDGVDDCGDRSDEMCCKRCRNGALRCKTGVCLHPDAVRDQQVDCLDGEDEVLGHVEAGAPDGGVQTTRPEYVSRRNETRSARRQLESLLHCGVPNHDLVDDVDVVQRGRRSRVRRVVGGVPAKPTQIQWQIALQEHRRIDCGGAYIGGCWVITAAHCVRPNPSAFKVKFSLWRKHGPQSTTDIVPVEDIRIHPNYVPSTYENDIALVKLEKLPFSDKCLEDNPAVRPVCVPWSTQLFQPNHTCSISGWGRTAEGRSAQVLLWANVSLIAGCQASYGGRFRPGMMCAGDLEGSVDSCQGDSGGPLVCQDELGVSYLWGIVSWGERCGQPGFPGVYTQVAHYFEWIRLHTGWPAVTRFNS from the exons ATGGAGTCATGTtctctcttctttctgctccttcTCCTCGTCGCTCGCTCTGAAACG GTGCAGCTCCAGTCGAGTTCCCGGGAGCCTGAGAAGCCGTCAT CCCCAGAGGAGCAGACCCTGACGACCCCAGAGGAGCAGACCCTGACGACCCCAGAGTTACCAGGGCTTCCAGAACCAACCCTCACCACTGCTGCCCCGACCCCGAAAGCTCCCGAGACCGATGACTTCCTGGGTCCACAAGAGTGCCTGGACCAGAA GCTGACCCGTGCGTCGTGTGACCGGGTGTTCTGCGCCCCGTGGGAGCGCTGCATTGAAGGACAGTGTTCCTGCAAACCGCCGTACCTGTGTCCCCTGGAGGGGGTGGAGCCGGTTTGTGGGCGAGACGGCAGGAACTACAGATCCTACTGCCAG GTGATGGCGGTCTCGTGTCGGAGCAGGAAACCCGTCATGTCCCACTTCGGGCAGCTCTGCAAAG GGAACGTCCTGAAGTTCGAGAGCTCCAGAGACTGGGCCAGCGGAGTGGTCCGGATCTCCCTCCCCGACGGCGCCGGCGGCAGGGAGGACCTGCTGGTGTGTAGCGAGCTCTGGGACATGGCTGCTGCCAACGTGGCCTGCAGGGAGGACCGGCACCCGTT GGGGGCGGCGTCTGCTGATGCCGTGGACTACAGCGCCGTGGCGGCCGGCGGGGACCAGACGCTCCCGGGCCGCTGCGTCAGCGTCCGATGCCGAGGCTACGAGACGTCGCTGGCCGAGTGCGAAATCCACGACAAGCAGGACGTCGGGGACAAGAGGGTCGCTGCTGCAACCTGCTACCAGGACAAGCCCCGAG AATGTGGCTTCCTCTGCGCCAACGGCAAGTGCGTGAACCGGACCCAGACGTGTGACGGGGTGGACGACTGCGGCGACCGCAGCGACGAGATGTGCTGCAAGC GCTGCCGGAACGGCGCGCTGCGGTGCAAGACGGGCGTCTGCCTACACCCGGACGCCGTCAGGGACCAGCAGGTCGACTGCCTGGACGGCGAGGACGAGGTGCTAGGACACGTGGAAGCGGGCG CACCGGACGGGGGGGTCCAGACGACCCGGCCAG AGTACGTCTCCCGCAGAAACG AGACGCGGTCGGCCCGGCGGCAGCTGGAGTCCCTGCTGCACTGCGGCGTTCCCAACCACGACCTGGTGGACGACGTGGACGTGGTGCAGCGCGGGAGACGCAGCCGCGTCCGCAGGGTCGTGGGAGGAGTTCCCGCCAAGCCG ACCCAGATCCAGTGGCAGATCGCTCTGCAGGAGCACCGGAGGATCGACTGCGGAGGCGCCTACATCGGAGGCTGCTGGGTCATCACCGCCGCCCACTGCGTCAG GCCGAATCCGTCCGCCTTCAAAGTCAAGTTCTCTCTCTGGAGGAAACACGGCCCTCAGAGCACCACCGACATCGTTCCCGTGGAGGACATCCGCATCCATCCCAA CTACGTCCCCAGCACCTACGAGAACGACATCGCGCTGGTGAAGCTGGAGAAGCTCCCGTTCTCAGACAAGTGTCTGGAGGACAACCCGGCCGTCAGACCGGTCTGCGTCCCCTGGTCCACGCAGCTGTTCCAGCccaaccacacctgcagcatcTCCGGGTGGGGGCGGACCGCAG AGGGAAGATCTGCTCAGGTGCTGCTGTGGGCCAACGTGTCCCTGATCGCGGGCTGCCAGGCGTCCTACGGAGGCCGCTTCAGGCCGGGGATGATGTGTGCAGGTGACCTGGAGGGCAGCGTGGACTCGTGCCAGGGCGACAGCGGCGGCCCGCTGGTGTGCCAGGACGAGCTGGGCGTGTCCTACCTGTGGGGCATCGTCAGCTGGGGGGAGCGGTGCGGCCAGCCCGGGTTCCCCGGCGTTTACACCCAG GTGGCTCACTACTTCGAGTGGATCCGGCTCCACACCGGGTGGCCCGCCGTCACCAGGTTCAACTCCTGA
- the cfi gene encoding complement factor I isoform X1: MESCSLFFLLLLLVARSETVQLQSSSREPEKPSSPEEQTLTTPEEQTLTTPEEQTLTTPEEQTLTTPELPGLPEPTLTTAAPTPKAPETDDFLGPQECLDQKLTRASCDRVFCAPWERCIEGQCSCKPPYLCPLEGVEPVCGRDGRNYRSYCQVMAVSCRSRKPVMSHFGQLCKGNVLKFESSRDWASGVVRISLPDGAGGREDLLVCSELWDMAAANVACREDRHPLGAASADAVDYSAVAAGGDQTLPGRCVSVRCRGYETSLAECEIHDKQDVGDKRVAAATCYQDKPRECGFLCANGKCVNRTQTCDGVDDCGDRSDEMCCKRCRNGALRCKTGVCLHPDAVRDQQVDCLDGEDEVLGHVEAGAPDGGVQTTRPEYVSRRNETRSARRQLESLLHCGVPNHDLVDDVDVVQRGRRSRVRRVVGGVPAKPTQIQWQIALQEHRRIDCGGAYIGGCWVITAAHCVRPNPSAFKVKFSLWRKHGPQSTTDIVPVEDIRIHPNYVPSTYENDIALVKLEKLPFSDKCLEDNPAVRPVCVPWSTQLFQPNHTCSISGWGRTAEGRSAQVLLWANVSLIAGCQASYGGRFRPGMMCAGDLEGSVDSCQGDSGGPLVCQDELGVSYLWGIVSWGERCGQPGFPGVYTQVAHYFEWIRLHTGWPAVTRFNS; the protein is encoded by the exons ATGGAGTCATGTtctctcttctttctgctccttcTCCTCGTCGCTCGCTCTGAAACG GTGCAGCTCCAGTCGAGTTCCCGGGAGCCTGAGAAGCCGTCATCCCCAGAGGAGCAGACCCTGACGACCCCAGAGGAGCAGACCCTGACGACCCCAGAGGAGCAGACCCTGACGACCCCAGAGGAGCAGACCCTGACGACCCCAGAGTTACCAGGGCTTCCAGAACCAACCCTCACCACTGCTGCCCCGACCCCGAAAGCTCCCGAGACCGATGACTTCCTGGGTCCACAAGAGTGCCTGGACCAGAA GCTGACCCGTGCGTCGTGTGACCGGGTGTTCTGCGCCCCGTGGGAGCGCTGCATTGAAGGACAGTGTTCCTGCAAACCGCCGTACCTGTGTCCCCTGGAGGGGGTGGAGCCGGTTTGTGGGCGAGACGGCAGGAACTACAGATCCTACTGCCAG GTGATGGCGGTCTCGTGTCGGAGCAGGAAACCCGTCATGTCCCACTTCGGGCAGCTCTGCAAAG GGAACGTCCTGAAGTTCGAGAGCTCCAGAGACTGGGCCAGCGGAGTGGTCCGGATCTCCCTCCCCGACGGCGCCGGCGGCAGGGAGGACCTGCTGGTGTGTAGCGAGCTCTGGGACATGGCTGCTGCCAACGTGGCCTGCAGGGAGGACCGGCACCCGTT GGGGGCGGCGTCTGCTGATGCCGTGGACTACAGCGCCGTGGCGGCCGGCGGGGACCAGACGCTCCCGGGCCGCTGCGTCAGCGTCCGATGCCGAGGCTACGAGACGTCGCTGGCCGAGTGCGAAATCCACGACAAGCAGGACGTCGGGGACAAGAGGGTCGCTGCTGCAACCTGCTACCAGGACAAGCCCCGAG AATGTGGCTTCCTCTGCGCCAACGGCAAGTGCGTGAACCGGACCCAGACGTGTGACGGGGTGGACGACTGCGGCGACCGCAGCGACGAGATGTGCTGCAAGC GCTGCCGGAACGGCGCGCTGCGGTGCAAGACGGGCGTCTGCCTACACCCGGACGCCGTCAGGGACCAGCAGGTCGACTGCCTGGACGGCGAGGACGAGGTGCTAGGACACGTGGAAGCGGGCG CACCGGACGGGGGGGTCCAGACGACCCGGCCAG AGTACGTCTCCCGCAGAAACG AGACGCGGTCGGCCCGGCGGCAGCTGGAGTCCCTGCTGCACTGCGGCGTTCCCAACCACGACCTGGTGGACGACGTGGACGTGGTGCAGCGCGGGAGACGCAGCCGCGTCCGCAGGGTCGTGGGAGGAGTTCCCGCCAAGCCG ACCCAGATCCAGTGGCAGATCGCTCTGCAGGAGCACCGGAGGATCGACTGCGGAGGCGCCTACATCGGAGGCTGCTGGGTCATCACCGCCGCCCACTGCGTCAG GCCGAATCCGTCCGCCTTCAAAGTCAAGTTCTCTCTCTGGAGGAAACACGGCCCTCAGAGCACCACCGACATCGTTCCCGTGGAGGACATCCGCATCCATCCCAA CTACGTCCCCAGCACCTACGAGAACGACATCGCGCTGGTGAAGCTGGAGAAGCTCCCGTTCTCAGACAAGTGTCTGGAGGACAACCCGGCCGTCAGACCGGTCTGCGTCCCCTGGTCCACGCAGCTGTTCCAGCccaaccacacctgcagcatcTCCGGGTGGGGGCGGACCGCAG AGGGAAGATCTGCTCAGGTGCTGCTGTGGGCCAACGTGTCCCTGATCGCGGGCTGCCAGGCGTCCTACGGAGGCCGCTTCAGGCCGGGGATGATGTGTGCAGGTGACCTGGAGGGCAGCGTGGACTCGTGCCAGGGCGACAGCGGCGGCCCGCTGGTGTGCCAGGACGAGCTGGGCGTGTCCTACCTGTGGGGCATCGTCAGCTGGGGGGAGCGGTGCGGCCAGCCCGGGTTCCCCGGCGTTTACACCCAG GTGGCTCACTACTTCGAGTGGATCCGGCTCCACACCGGGTGGCCCGCCGTCACCAGGTTCAACTCCTGA